In the genome of Desulfovibrio aminophilus DSM 12254, the window TCCTCAGCATGGACGGCAACGTGCCCCTGGACCGACTCCGCCAGGCGGAAGACGCATCCATAGGCCGTCCCCTGCTGGTGAATCACGACGGCTATTGGCTTTTAGGCCCCACCACGGAACAGGAATGGGGCTTCCTGCTCCCCGGACGCCCGAAGCCCACGGTGCGGGACACGTGGCCCGGGGCCTGGGATCGGATTCGCGGCCAGGGGCGGGGCCAGTTCCTGCTGAACGGCGCACTGTATACCTTCGATACGGTTGATCCCGGCGCCACCTCCGGCCTGCGTTCCGAAATCACGATGGTCCCCACGGAAAGATTCCTCCTGGTCTCGCGGGTTGGAGCCGGACAGCTCCGCCCCCCACAGAGCCTGACCTTCCTGGCCATGACCACCGCCCTGCTCACCTTGCTGGCCCTGTTCTCATGGATCTGGGCCCTGGCCCGAAGCCGCCGTGACCGCGCCCTGGATGATCTGCGGCGCAGCGAGGAGACGGCCCGGGCCATCCTGGACGCGCCCCAGGACGCGGCCTTCTTCCTCACGGATATGGACGGCCGCGTCCTCACCGCCAACGCCGTGGCCGAGGAACGTTTCCAATCCATTGCCCCTCTTGGGAACTCGGATATAAGCTTGTGGGATATTGGAACCTCGGAACTGATCGCGCGCCGCCGTGATCTGTTCGACTTCGCCGCCCGCACGGGCGAACCCATTCGCTTCGATGACGAGCGCCTGGGCATGATCCTGGACAATACCTTCTACCCCATAAGCGGGGAGGACGGGGCCACGCACCGGATGGTCATGCTCTCCCGCGACGTGACCGCCGAACGCCAGGCCCAGGAACGCCTGCTGACGCTCTCGCGGGCCGTGGAGCAGAGCCCGGCCATGGTCGTCATCACCGACGCCAAGGGCGACATCGAGTACGTCAACCCGAGCTTCACCGAGAAATACGGGTATTCGGCCGAGGAAGTCCTGGGTCAAAACCCCCGCATCCTCAAGTCCGGCCGCCACGACGCGGCGTTCTATCAGGCTCTCTGGCGAACCCTGGCCGAGGGCCAGGACTGGGTCGGGGAAATCTGCAACCGGACCAAGGACGGCCGGGAGATATGGGAAAAGGCGTCCATCTCGCCGGTGCTCGACGAGGCGGGCCAGACCACCCACTACGTGGCCGTGAAGGAGGACGTCACCGAGCAGCGCCGGGCCTTGCGGGCCCTGGCCGAGAGCGAGGAGAAGGTCCGGGCCATGAGCGAGGCCTCCCAGGACGGCATGGTCATGATCGACGACCAGGGTCGGGTGGCCTTCTGGAACCGCGCCGCCGAACGCATCTTCGGCTACTCCCGGCAGGAGATGCTCGGCCAGAAGCTGCACACCGTGGTGGCCATGGAGGAGGACGCGGGCAAGGCCCGCGAGGGCTTCCCGGACTTTTCCAGGACCGGCGCGGGCGCGGTGGTCGGGGTTCTCACGGAGCGCACCGCCCGGCGCAAGGACGGCTCCACCTTCCCGGCGGAACTCTCGGTAGCCGCCTTCCGGCTCCAGGACCGCTGGTGGGCCGTGGGCACGGTGCGCGACATCACCGAACGCAAGCGCGCCGAGGAACTGCTGCGCGAACTGGCCACCACCGACGGGCTCACCGGCCTGACCAACCGCCGCCACTTCCTGGAGCGCGGTCGGACCGAACTGGAGCGAGCCCGGCGCACCGGCCACCCCGTGAGCTGCATCATGTTCGACGTGGACCATTTCAAGAAGGTCAACGACACCTACGGCCACGACGCGGGCGACGCCGTGCTCAAGACCCTGGCCCGCACGGCCCGCGAAACCCTGCGCGGCATGGACGTGCTCGGCCGCATCGGCGGCGAGGAATTCGCCGCCATCCTGCCCGAAACGGACCTGGAGGCCGCCCTGCACGCCGCCGAGCGCCTGCGTCTGGCCGTGGCGTCCATGAACGTGGAACACGACGGCCGCCCCCTGCCCGTGACCGTGAGCCTGGGCGTGGCCCTGTCCTCCGGCCCGGACGAGTCCCTGGACGACCTGCTCCGGCGCGCGGACCAGGCCCTCTACCGCGCCAAGCAGGGCGGGCGGAACAAGGTGGTCGGGGAATAGGACCGCTCAGGAACGGCGCCGGTCGTCCCCGTCCCGCTCCCCCTCCCGGCCGCCGGGCTTCCCGCCGCTGTCGCCCGGGCGCCCGCCGTCCTCCGGGGCCTCGGTCCGCCCGCGCTCCCCGGGACCGCGCCGTTCCCCGCGCAGCACGCGCAGCAGCGTCTGAACCAGGATGCTCATGCCTCGACCCAGGCCCGCTTGCGGGCCAAAAACAGCCCGGCCTTGGCCGCGATGTCGGTTGAAGAACCGAAGACGTAGGCCACGTCCCCGGCCTCCAGGCGCAGGGTGCCGTCCGGGTTGGCCAGCATGTCCCCGCCCCGGCGCACGGCCACCACGGTGAGCCCGTGGGTCTTGCGCAGGCCGGTCGCCTCCAGGGTCAGGCCGTCGAGCATGCAGCCCTCCTCCACGGTCAGGCCGCTCACGTCGTAGCCCGTGAAGTAGCGGGACAGGGCGGCCAGGGGTTCGCTGGCGATGTTCACCTGGCGGAGCATGTCGTAGCTCTCGGAACGGATCTCCTCGGTAAAGCGCTCGATCTCCGCCCGGGGAACCATGTAGCGGGTCAGGGCGCGGGTGAATATCTCCACCGAGGTCTCGAACTCCTCGGGGATCACGTCGTTGGCCCCCAGGGCGCGCAGGGGCTCCACCTCGCTGACGAAGCGGGTGCGCACGATGATGTGGATCGACGGCTTGACGCGGTGCACGGTGTCGGTGATGCGCCGGATGGCCGCCGGATCCGAGACCACGACGACCACGACCCGGGCGTGTTGGATGCCCGCGTGCTCCAGCACGGCGGGCTGCGTGGCGTCGCCGTAGGCGATGGGCTCCCCGGCGGCCGAGGCCGTGCGCACGGTGTCCGGGTTCATCTCCAGGATGGTGTAGGGAATCCCGGCGGTCTTGGCGGCCCGGGCCAAGTGCCGTCCGCCCACGCCGAAGCCGATGATCACGATGTGGTCCCGGAGGTCGCAGCCCGCGTGGCAGACCTGCTCCATCTCGCGCTCGAAGGACCGCTTCCGCATCAGCGAAGGCAGCGGCAGGCGCAAGATGCGGTCCGCCGCCTGGGGCGAGATCGCGATGAGCAGGGGCGTCAGGGCCATGGTCAGGATGCTGGCCGAAAGGAACAGCTGGTAGGTGTCCGGGCTCAGAAGCCCGAAGCCCAGGCCGGTCTTGGCCAGGACGAAGGAGAACTCGCCCACCTGGCAGAGGGCCAGACCCACCAGGATGGCCGGCCGCAGGGGGTAGCCCAGGATGAAGGCCGCCAGCCCAGCCAGCAGGGCCTTGAGCAGGAGCACGGAAAGCGTGACTCCGGCCACCAGCAGCGGGTTGTCCAGCAGGAATTGAACGTTCAGGAGCATGCCCACGGAGATGAAGAAGATGCTCGTGAATACGTCCCGGAAGGGCAGGATGCCCTCGAGAGCGCTCAGCGAATACTCGGACTCGGACATGATCAGGCCGGCCATGAACGCGCCCAGGGAGAGCGAGAGGCCCATGCTGGACGTCAGCCAGGCGATGGACAGGCACAGGGCCAGGGTAGTCAGCAGGAAGAGTTCGCGGCTGCGGGTGCCGACAATGAGGCGCAGAATCCGGGGGACGATCTTGCGGGCCAGGAAGAAGACCAGAAGGATGAGGCCGCCGCCCTGGAGGGTCAGGTAGAGCAGGGAGGAGCCCAGGGCGGGCGTTTTCCCCGAGAGATAGGGCATGAGCAGCATCATCGGGACGATGATCAGATCCTGGAAGATGAGGATCGACAGGGAGACCCGGCCGTGCGGGCTGTTCATTTCGGCCCGCTGCTGGAGGATGCGCAGGACGATGGCCGTGGAGGAGAGGGCAACCAGGAAGCCGAAGAAGGTGGCCTGGCCCGGCTCGTAGCCCAGGGACACGGCCAGCCCGTCGAAAACGATGATGGTCAGGAGCACCTGGGCCGCGCCGCCCAGGAAGACCGGCTTCTTCAGCCGGGCCAGCTCGCCCAGGGACAGCTCCAGGCCGATGGTGAACAGGAGCAGGACCACGCCGATTTCGGCGATGGTCTCGACCTCATGCACGGCCTTGACCAGCCCGAAGCCGTAGGGACCGGCCAGCACTCCGGTGATCAGGAAACCGACGATGGGCGGAAGTTTGATCTTGTAACAGGAGTAGATGACCGCGATGGACAACCCGAAAATGATGACGAACTCGCGAAAAAAAGGTAGTTCCATGCAGGCTTTCATCCTCACCTCGGGGTCGTCTGTCAAGGGCTTTCTGTCTTTCACGACGTCCCGGCCCCGGGTCCAGCGCATACCACGACCGCCGGGAGCTCCGCCGGGCTCCGGCGCACGAGGGAGGTCAGCTTGGCGAAAATCCCCCGCGATTTCCTGGAAACGGCCGGTTCGCTGCTGCCCGTCACCCTGGTGGTGCTGCTGCTCCAGGCCGCCCTCGGCTTCCTGGACGCCGAGGGGCTGGCCCGCTATCTGGGCGGCACGATCCTGTCCACGGCCGGGCTGCTGCTCTTCCTGCGCGGCGTGAACATCTCCCTGCTGCCCTTGGGAGAGTTGGTCGGCGGACAGCTGCCGCGCGTGTCCTCGCTCTGGCTTCTGCTCTGCCTGGCCTTCATCGTGGGGGCCTCGGCCAACGCCGCCGATCCCTCGCTCCAGATCCTGGCCCAGCACATGAAGACCACCGCTGGCGAGGTAAACCCGGCGCTTCTCCTCCTGGTGGTGGTGGCTGGCATCGGAGTCTTCGTCAGCCTGGCCCTGCTGCGCATCGCCCTGGGCCTGCATCCGGCGCTGCTCCTGGGCCTGGGCTACGGGCTGGTGCTGGCGCTCTCCCTGGTCGTGCCCGAGGCCGCGGTGCCCATCGCCCTGGACGCCGGTGGCGTGGCCACCGGCCCGCTGACCGTGCCGTTCCTCATTTCCCTGGGGCTGGGCTTCGTCTCGGTCCTGGGCGGCCGGAACACCTCCTCGGACGGCTTCGGCCTGCTGGGCCTGGCGGCCCTGGGGCCGGTGCTCGGCGTCATGCTTCTGGGAACGGTGCTGGGATGAGCCTCCTGCTGGATTTCATCGACCTGCGGGGCACGGCCCGGGACGTGCTCCTGGGCTTGGCCCCCTTGGCGGCCATCGGGCTGATCTTCGGCCTGCGGGCCAAACTGCCGCGTGAACGCCTGCTGGCCATGGCCCGGGGCGCGGTGCTCGTCTTCGCCGGCTTGGTTCTCTTCCTCCAGGGCGTCAAGACCGGCTTCCTGCCCACGGGCGAACTGCTGGGCAAGGCCCTCGGAACCCCGGAACGGG includes:
- a CDS encoding PAS domain S-box protein yields the protein MPPKTNTTLQHFLGLFLPLALLVSGVSFAYWLQDGKARLDVIQNREMARVTRETKIMEISLTARAADAALLAMRVGAELEHGDDPQKNIEELLLSFAAIKRGFLVVRFLDTSGMEKARVDIGPDGPSCVPRNLLQDKSGRPAFRPALSLPFGQVHVSEMGLIVEQGRIAEPLTPALHYASPVRGPDGDKAGLIVLSMDGNVPLDRLRQAEDASIGRPLLVNHDGYWLLGPTTEQEWGFLLPGRPKPTVRDTWPGAWDRIRGQGRGQFLLNGALYTFDTVDPGATSGLRSEITMVPTERFLLVSRVGAGQLRPPQSLTFLAMTTALLTLLALFSWIWALARSRRDRALDDLRRSEETARAILDAPQDAAFFLTDMDGRVLTANAVAEERFQSIAPLGNSDISLWDIGTSELIARRRDLFDFAARTGEPIRFDDERLGMILDNTFYPISGEDGATHRMVMLSRDVTAERQAQERLLTLSRAVEQSPAMVVITDAKGDIEYVNPSFTEKYGYSAEEVLGQNPRILKSGRHDAAFYQALWRTLAEGQDWVGEICNRTKDGREIWEKASISPVLDEAGQTTHYVAVKEDVTEQRRALRALAESEEKVRAMSEASQDGMVMIDDQGRVAFWNRAAERIFGYSRQEMLGQKLHTVVAMEEDAGKAREGFPDFSRTGAGAVVGVLTERTARRKDGSTFPAELSVAAFRLQDRWWAVGTVRDITERKRAEELLRELATTDGLTGLTNRRHFLERGRTELERARRTGHPVSCIMFDVDHFKKVNDTYGHDAGDAVLKTLARTARETLRGMDVLGRIGGEEFAAILPETDLEAALHAAERLRLAVASMNVEHDGRPLPVTVSLGVALSSGPDESLDDLLRRADQALYRAKQGGRNKVVGE
- a CDS encoding monovalent cation:proton antiporter family protein, which translates into the protein MELPFFREFVIIFGLSIAVIYSCYKIKLPPIVGFLITGVLAGPYGFGLVKAVHEVETIAEIGVVLLLFTIGLELSLGELARLKKPVFLGGAAQVLLTIIVFDGLAVSLGYEPGQATFFGFLVALSSTAIVLRILQQRAEMNSPHGRVSLSILIFQDLIIVPMMLLMPYLSGKTPALGSSLLYLTLQGGGLILLVFFLARKIVPRILRLIVGTRSRELFLLTTLALCLSIAWLTSSMGLSLSLGAFMAGLIMSESEYSLSALEGILPFRDVFTSIFFISVGMLLNVQFLLDNPLLVAGVTLSVLLLKALLAGLAAFILGYPLRPAILVGLALCQVGEFSFVLAKTGLGFGLLSPDTYQLFLSASILTMALTPLLIAISPQAADRILRLPLPSLMRKRSFEREMEQVCHAGCDLRDHIVIIGFGVGGRHLARAAKTAGIPYTILEMNPDTVRTASAAGEPIAYGDATQPAVLEHAGIQHARVVVVVVSDPAAIRRITDTVHRVKPSIHIIVRTRFVSEVEPLRALGANDVIPEEFETSVEIFTRALTRYMVPRAEIERFTEEIRSESYDMLRQVNIASEPLAALSRYFTGYDVSGLTVEEGCMLDGLTLEATGLRKTHGLTVVAVRRGGDMLANPDGTLRLEAGDVAYVFGSSTDIAAKAGLFLARKRAWVEA
- a CDS encoding DUF1538 domain-containing protein, with product MAKIPRDFLETAGSLLPVTLVVLLLQAALGFLDAEGLARYLGGTILSTAGLLLFLRGVNISLLPLGELVGGQLPRVSSLWLLLCLAFIVGASANAADPSLQILAQHMKTTAGEVNPALLLLVVVAGIGVFVSLALLRIALGLHPALLLGLGYGLVLALSLVVPEAAVPIALDAGGVATGPLTVPFLISLGLGFVSVLGGRNTSSDGFGLLGLAALGPVLGVMLLGTVLG